The proteins below are encoded in one region of Danio rerio strain Tuebingen ecotype United States chromosome 12, GRCz12tu, whole genome shotgun sequence:
- the mrpl58 gene encoding large ribosomal subunit protein mL62, with translation MAAPAVCSFSPLVCACRWRLTGITALSSGTAGIQHRPGIGFCPARAAARSTQDQQLTHIPVDKLKVSYSRSSGAGGQHVNKVNTKAEVRFHVQTADWLPETLKSQILLKHQSRINKAGELFVRSEISRSQRRNLQECVQKLTALIQEAEQQEAEPSPEDQELWKNRLNKRNLERLKQKKIHSATKRARRPDFD, from the exons ATGGCGGCGCCCGCAGTGTGCAGTTTCTCCCCGCTGGTGTGTGCGTGCCGGTGGAGATTAACGGGAATAACGGCGCTCAGCAGCGGCACCGCGGGAATCCAGCACCGGCCCGGGATCGGTTTCTGCCCCGCCAGAGCCGCGGCGCGGAGCACACAG GACCAGCAGCTCACACACATCCCTGTAG ATAAACTGAAGGTCTCCTACAGCCGCAGCAGTGGAGCAGGCGGTCAGCACGTCAACAAAG TCAACACAAAAGCAGAGGTGCGTTTCCACGTGCAGACGGCGGACTGGCTTCCAGAGACCCTGAAGAGCCAGATTCTGCTGAAG CACCAGTCGCGCATTAACAAAGCCGGAGAGCTGTTTGTGCGCTCAGAGATCAGCCGCAGCCAGCGGAGGAACCTGCAGGAGTGTGTGCAGAAGCTCACAGCGCTGATCCAGGAGGCGGAGCAGCAGGAGGCGGAGCCAAGCCCGGAGGACCAGGAGCTGTGGAAGAAcag GTTAAATAAGAGGAATCTGGAAAGACTCAAGCAGAAGAAGATCCACTCTGCTACTAAGCGAGCGAGGCGACCAGACTTCGACTGA